TTGCTGCGCACAAATTCGGAGATATGCTCCATGACGCTGCGCTTTTCACCGGGCTTGGGAATGTTGTTGACATCAACAGGAGCATCCTCTGGTTTGCCAGTAAGTTTGCGATAAAACCTGTACGGCTCAAAAATTTTGGAGCGATAGACCCGCACATCAGACGGAACTTCACAGAGCTGGCTTTCATCACGCACAGGGAAATCCCCATTTTCGACGGTAAGCACCACCGGGCGTACATCAAACTCGCGTAGATACTTAACGAACTTCAAAACGCGCTGTACGCCCGGTCCACCCGACGGTGGAAAATAGTATGTAACGATAAGCAGATTTTTCACTTGAAGTGATTACTATGGGCAAATAAATCAAGAAAGACTGGTGAGCAAACTCGATAGGCTCTGCAAAGCAAGCCCAAGTAGCACTTGAAGAAATGCGGATAAAGCACATACAGCTGCGCAAACGCAAGGTTCAATCTGGAAAAAACGCTGACGCTGTCCATGAAAAGCACTACAATAATTAAACGACAAAAATAAACAACCTGACGATTTTTCTTTGGCTACTCTGATAGCAATCGGTGCCAATCGTGCCCTTAAGAAGAGAAGTCTCATAGCGCAGCTGTAGCTCAGCGTTTTGACGGCTAACAATCCAGCAAAAGTTTTTCGCAAGTATGTTCTTGGTCTTGAAACGTCGCAGCAAAGGCTATCGTTATCACAAGTGTCTTATGCAATCACTCATTTTTGTAGTATGAAAATCACGCGTAACCCTATCCAACAAGGCATCGTGAATTTCCTTGAAGCCAATGAAGTATGGCTTCGTCCATTGCTTACTGAACGCATTTTTGATGGCGTCGATTTACAAGCTGAAGGCGATAAGGTCGCCAATCCTCACCTAAGTTATCCTGAGTACTACTTACAAGATTTTCACAGTGTAGATGGGGGCTATCTCAACAAGGATGCGGCTATCACATACGATCCAATTACAAACAAAATTCTCTTTCCCAGCGAAACTTACCTGCGCACGACACTGGCGCAGATGTTTCCAAGCGAAGCGACAAGCATTTTAGATTTAGGCTGCGGCACCGGCACCGCAACGCGCTTTATTGCCGAACGACTGCCTCACGCACATGTAACAGGCGTCGATCTCTCACCTTATATGGTTGCAGCCGCACAACTTAAAGCAAAGTTGTTCTCTAACATCACTTTCCTGCATGCCAATGCAGAGCAACTGCCATTTGAAGACAATACTTTCGATGCAGTAACCGCTTCACTGCTCTTTCACGAATTACCGCCAGAAGCTGGTTTGAATGTGATGCGCGAAGCCCTGCGTGTCTTGAAGCCAAACGGCATCTTTCTCGTCTTCGATGGAGCACAGTCAAGCGAGCTCTCAAAAATTGGGGGTA
This genomic stretch from [Chlorobium] sp. 445 harbors:
- a CDS encoding methyltransferase type 11, with protein sequence MKITRNPIQQGIVNFLEANEVWLRPLLTERIFDGVDLQAEGDKVANPHLSYPEYYLQDFHSVDGGYLNKDAAITYDPITNKILFPSETYLRTTLAQMFPSEATSILDLGCGTGTATRFIAERLPHAHVTGVDLSPYMVAAAQLKAKLFSNITFLHANAEQLPFEDNTFDAVTASLLFHELPPEAGLNVMREALRVLKPNGIFLVFDGAQSSELSKIGGNISSMLFLEPYAEDFLKGSLTEMMRTAGFVQAETIPVLTFYEIRRAYKAAA
- a CDS encoding glycosyl transferase family 1; translation: MKNLLIVTYYFPPSGGPGVQRVLKFVKYLREFDVRPVVLTVENGDFPVRDESQLCEVPSDVRVYRSKIFEPYRFYRKLTGKPEDAPVDVNNIPKPGEKRSVMEHISEFVRS